The following are encoded in a window of Penaeus vannamei isolate JL-2024 chromosome 17, ASM4276789v1, whole genome shotgun sequence genomic DNA:
- the LOC113817114 gene encoding ornithine decarboxylase: MPNRANMKLECNFFTGSARILNQETTMDAIRDLAKETGREDPFYVLDIGDIVQKIKIWRLKMPRVKPFYAVKCNDNQTVLELLAALGTGFDCASKAEIKKILDLGVDRSRIIYAHPCKPASHLRYAAKEDVSLMTFDNETELHKVKAYYPNAQLVLRIRCDAEDSQCPLGIKFGALPEDAGVLLATARALDLNIVGVSFHVGSGCREPSVFQRAIAAARQVFDEAQELGFKPNLLDIGGGFPGTRNNTLDEIAEYVNNSLDEHFPEGCGVKVIAEPGRYVVASAFTLATYVMAKREVCDDNGTFLSAMYYINDGVYGSFNCTLYDHQEVYPVLLEDKGPEESYTPCSIWGPTCDGLDQVVSEAKLPQLACGDWLVWPEMGAYTLVAAGSFNGFPLPSVHVVVPHHTWLYLEEFMGSVVNFKQIDGACVMMGSSENDQQQLHESGSGSSSLTTRWPCSVTTHDSGSLDEQLAHLTVIDVGEM, from the exons ATGCCAAACCGTGCAAACATGAAGCTGGAGTGCAATTTTTTCACGGGGTCTGCACGCATCCTCAACCAGGAGACGACCATGGATGCCATCAGGGACTTGGCCAAGGAGACC gGACGCGAAGACCCATTCTATGTGCTGGACATCGGCGACATCGTGCAGAAGATTAAGATTTGGCGTCTGAAGATGCCACGCGTCAAGCCCTTCTATG CTGTGAAGTGCAATGACAATCAGACAGTGCTAGAGTTGCTAGCCGCTCTTGGGACTGGCTTTGATTGTGCATCAAAG GCGGAAATAAAGAAGATTCTGGACCTGGGCGTGGATAGGTCTCGCATCATCTACGCTCACCCATGTAAACCAGCCTCCCACTTGCGCTATGCAGCTAAGGAGGATGTGTCCCTCATGACCTTTGATAACGAGACGGAACTCCATAAAGTCAAGGCTTACTACCCCAATGCCCA GCTTGTGCTAAGGATCCGCTGTGACGCTGAAGACTCCCAGTGCCCCCTTGGCATTAAGTTTGGGGCTTTGCCTGAGGATGCTGGAGTGCTCCTAGCCACTGCCCGGGCACTGGATCTCAACATCGTTGGTGTCTCTTTCCATGTTGGGTCAGGCTGCCGTGAGCCCTCCGTGTTCCAGCGGGCAATTGCCGCAGCAAGGCAG GTCTTTGACGAAGCCCAAGAGCTGGGTTTTAAGCCGAACTTGCTGGACATTGGTGGTGGTTTCCCTGGGACACGCAACAACACCCTGGATGAGATTGCTGAGTATGTCAACAACTCCCTGGACGAGCACTTCCCTGAGGGCTGTGGTGTCAAG GTGATTGCTGAGCCAGGTCGCTATGTCGTGGCATCAGCCTTCACCCTGGCCACCTACGTTATGGCCAAGCGGGAGGTGTGTGACGACAACGGCACATTTCTCTCCGCCATGTACTACATCAATGACGGTGTCTACGGATCCTTCAACTGCACCTTGTACGACCATCAGGAAGTGTACCCCGTGTTACTGGAG GACAAAGGCCCTGAGGAGTCTTACACTCCCTGCTCGATCTGGGGCCCCACCTGTGATGGTTTGGACCAGGTGGTCTCCGAGGCTAAGCTGCCCCAGCTGGCTTGTGGAGACTGGCTGGTCTGGCCAGAGATGGGGGCCTATACCCTGGTTGCTGCTGGGAGTTTCAATGGCTTCCCGCTCCCCAGTGTCCATGTGGTTGTCCCACACCACACATG GCTCTACCTGGAGGAGTTCATGGGTTCAGTCGTCAACTTCAAGCAGATTGATGGGGCCTGCGTCATGATGGGCAGCTCTGAGAATGATCAACAGCAGCTGCATGAGAGTGGCTCTGGCTCCTCCTCTCTGACGACTCGCTGGCCATGCTCAGTCACCACTCATGACTCTGGCAGCCTGGATGAGCAGCTGGCACACCTCACTGTCATCGATGTGGGTGAAATGTAA